GGTTCCACTTAACATTCGGAGAACCTTTTTCCCTCAGCTATAACTTCGTCGTCCCTGTCCGGATCAGTCAGGGTCTCGAAGCCGTCTTAAAGATGGGATATCCGAACGGCGATTTCGCAGGTGAGTTTCATGCCCTGCAGGATTTCCAGGGAAGAGGCATGGTGAAGATCATTGATTTCAATCAAGAGGAAGGTTGGATCCTTCTAGACCGCCTCACCCCGGGAACCTCCCTTCATTCGATCGAGGATGAAGAAGAAGTGCTGAACATCTTTTCCAGCGTTGCCGGTCGCTTATGGCATAAACCCTCTTCCTCCCATTCCTATCCCACCGTGCAAGCATGGTCGAAAGGAATCACCCGTTTAAGGGAACGGTTCAACGGGGAGACGGGACCTCTTCCTGAAGATCTCGTGTCTAAAGCCGAGCAGCTCTATCCTGAGTTACTGCGCACGTCGACTGACACCTACCTCCTCCACGGTGATTTGCATCACGGCAATATCCTGTTTTCGGACGCCTCCGGCTGGACCGCCATCGATC
The nucleotide sequence above comes from Bacillus sp. KH172YL63. Encoded proteins:
- a CDS encoding aminoglycoside phosphotransferase family protein; translation: MIPTDFRVKMKNMYGDPGTEWLAKAEALMDSLKARFHLTFGEPFSLSYNFVVPVRISQGLEAVLKMGYPNGDFAGEFHALQDFQGRGMVKIIDFNQEEGWILLDRLTPGTSLHSIEDEEEVLNIFSSVAGRLWHKPSSSHSYPTVQAWSKGITRLRERFNGETGPLPEDLVSKAEQLYPELLRTSTDTYLLHGDLHHGNILFSDASGWTAIDPKGLLGEREYDCIQFMLNEWKKWDVPLELLQFRTRTFASLLSLSYERLIQYGLCHSILSASWSVEDGMGGWTTGVSLARMFDELMEGEILHKSIL